The following coding sequences are from one Musa acuminata AAA Group cultivar baxijiao chromosome BXJ1-6, Cavendish_Baxijiao_AAA, whole genome shotgun sequence window:
- the LOC108951938 gene encoding uncharacterized protein LOC108951938, producing the protein MGGLPKGEASNPLVARWQGLTLCNRVWTDGAASATYARGALIPDIARQLYGSPSEMLIEKAAKSLVWNLHYFTVLMDHVQDAGQIISNLGDRNAELRGQVEELKARAGPEAMASAEQWAVDLEGKVAWLRSELEGTGQQQASLREQPKESRGRVCSMETELLGLPRTLEEVRLWAMKAEEALAEET; encoded by the exons ATGGGTGGGCTGCCCAAGGGCGAGGCGTCCAACCCTCTGGTGGCACGGTGGCAGGGTCTCACCCTCTGCAATCGAGTCTGGACGGATGGCGCGGCATCCGCGACTTATGCCCGAGGTGCTCTCATTCCAGACATCGCCAGGCAATTATATGGTTCACCTTCCGAAATGCTGATCGAGAAGGCTGCCAAGTCTCTAGTCTGG AACCTGCACTACTTCACGGTACTAATGGACCACGTTCAGGATGCTGGTCAGATAATCAGCAACCTGGGGGACAGGAATGCCGAGCTCCGTGGCCAGGTCGAGGAGTTGAAGGCCAGGGCAGGGCCGGAGGCGATGGCGTCCGCCGAGCAGTGGGCCGTCGACCTGGAGGGCAAGGTTGCATGGCTAAGGTCGGAGCTTGAGGGCACCGGGCAGCAACAAGCAAGTCTCCGAGAACAGCCGAAGGAGTCCCGTGGTCGGGTCTGCTCGATGGAGACCGAGCTGTTGGGCTTGCCCCGGACCCTGGAAGAGGTCCGTTTGTGGGCGATGAAGGCCGAGGAGGCTTTGGCGGAGGAAACCTAA